From Bacteroidota bacterium, a single genomic window includes:
- a CDS encoding helix-turn-helix transcriptional regulator: MKMKNNRKITSLDKILDKKYGKKGQPKRELWEQQFEAFRLGALLEEARTKLGMTQEELADKCGTNKSYISRIENNVSDIRLSTLMKIIQQGLGGQLILTLKL, from the coding sequence ATCAAAATGAAAAACAATAGAAAGATTACCTCCTTAGACAAAATACTTGATAAGAAATATGGCAAAAAAGGTCAACCAAAGCGAGAACTTTGGGAACAACAATTTGAAGCATTTCGTCTTGGTGCTTTGCTTGAAGAAGCGCGGACCAAACTTGGAATGACACAAGAAGAGCTTGCAGATAAATGCGGTACAAACAAGTCATACATTTCTCGTATTGAGAACAACGTATCCGATATCCGGCTTTCGACGCTCATGAAAATAATTCAGCAAGGGCTTGGCGGGCAACTTATATTGACTCTTAAGCTATAA
- a CDS encoding type II toxin-antitoxin system RelE/ParE family toxin, protein MQQKIRQVIAYKNYFLNFYNGLSDHVQIKIEWTLKLIEVTQRVPEKYFKHLEGTKGLYEIRVEVGSNIYRIFSFFDKGNLVVHGNAFQKKTQKTPKTDIQKALKIKEEYQNEKQ, encoded by the coding sequence ATGCAGCAAAAAATCAGGCAAGTAATAGCTTATAAGAACTATTTCTTAAATTTTTATAATGGGTTATCCGACCATGTGCAAATTAAAATTGAATGGACACTTAAATTAATTGAAGTGACTCAAAGAGTTCCAGAAAAGTATTTCAAACATTTGGAAGGGACTAAAGGACTCTATGAAATTCGTGTTGAAGTTGGGAGTAATATTTACCGTATTTTCTCATTTTTCGACAAAGGAAATTTAGTTGTTCATGGAAACGCATTTCAAAAGAAAACACAAAAGACACCAAAAACGGACATTCAAAAGGCACTTAAAATAAAGGAAGAATATCAAAATGAAAAACAATAG